A section of the Schistosoma haematobium chromosome ZW, whole genome shotgun sequence genome encodes:
- the NAV2 gene encoding neuron navigator 2, variant 3 (EggNog:ENOG4101JFA): MERFYPNFYSYTKSHYEPLVSNLLIKSESEHSCRPNTNGDKIHSNDNTINNIDKITSDWHSGIDCEKYSENSNINEQKHTITSTDINSQRMFKTKHSRGQLVDLTINESQRWTRKNSDPPKHNKLIDDDILIDFDSIRSEQSFVSPYIKINEHLTSEYKVKQNANYGNIENNANNLISVSYNDIRCNIIPNYQHYPDLMSTSLTKNSSFIKRKSRSLHKQPNDHELHYANHFDKTDPNTLFDNGNHSKRLPSPCVLLKTAQEIDKGPKVLPGHVQNTAISNYDLRPKRLIETERMVRQELASTRQKSTTYNNTISNNNSNNILSNDCHKLVKQTSPRSLKKSYFNEKKQIIRSLNKSKYIISDKSLSDDELHENNSTILINSRTNLSKFENITTISNEMNYGNKSETEKMLKDSKIETLEETMENMVVRLEQLQAMDNFKFEWRN, encoded by the exons ATGGAGAGATTTTATCCAAATTTTTATTCATACACAAAATCACACTATGAACCATTAGTATCTAATCTCTTGATAAAATCAGAATCTGAACATAGTTGTAGACCGAACACTAATGGTGATAAAATTCATAGTAATGATAACACTATTAACAATATTGATAAGATCACGTCTGATTGGCATAGTGGCATAGATTGCGAAAAATATTCAGAAAATTCTaatataaatgaacaaaaacatACAATCACTTCAACTGATATCAACAGTCAGAGAATGTTTAAAACAAAGCACTCTCGTGGTCAATTAGTTGATTTAACAATAAATGAGTCTCAAAGATGGACACGCAAAAATTCCGACCCGCCAAAACATAATAAATTGATTGATGATGATATATTAATTGATTTTGATTCAATACGATCAGAACAATCATTTGTATCaccatatattaagataaatgaGCATTTAACGTCTGAAtataaagttaaacaaaatgCTAACTAtggaaatattgaaaataatgcaAATAATCTAATTTCGGTGTCATATAATGATATTCGATGTAATATCATTCCAAATTATCAACATTATCCCGACCTTATGTCAACATCTTTAACAAAAAATTCATCATTCATTAAACGTAAGTCACGATCATTACATAAACAACCCAATGATCATGAACTACACTATGCTAATCATTTCGATAAAACTGACCCAAACACTTTATTTGATAACGGAAATCATTCAAAGAGATTACCTTCACCGTGTGTTCTGTTGAAAACTGCACAGGAAATAGATAAAGGTCCTAAAGTATTACCAGGTCATGTTCAAAATACAGCAATATCAAATTATGATCTGAGGCCTAAACGATTAATTGAAACAGAACGTATGGTTAGACAAGAATTGGCTTCTACAAGGCAAAAGTCTACAAcatataataatactattagtaataataatagcaataacaTTTTAAGTAATGATTGTCATAAACTAGTTAAACAAACTTCACCAAGATCATTgaaaaaatcatattttaatgAGAAAAAACAAATTATCCGATCGCttaataaaagtaaatatatcATATCAGATAAAAGTTTATCTGATGATGAATTACATGAGAATAATTCAACGATATTGATAAATAGTAGAACAAATTTAtcaaaatttgaaaatataactACCATctcaaatgaaatgaattatggGAACAAAAGTGAGACTGAAAAAATGCTGAAG GATAGCAAAATTGAAACTTTAGAGGAGACTATGGAAAATATGGTAGTTCGCCTTGAACAACTTCAGGCCATGGACAACTTCAAG ttTGAATGGAGAAATTAG